The Rhopalosiphum maidis isolate BTI-1 chromosome 2, ASM367621v3, whole genome shotgun sequence genome segment AGGTAacctataacattatatagttaatttttgtctAATAATCGATGTTACAAGAGTGTCACTGTCTATTATTTTGGCAAAATCATTATCCCACGCTGGCTTCCATCGATTGCGATCTTTATCGCACGTTACAATCAATTCCTTTGAGTATTGTGTATTTGTCCAATTTAAGACATAATTGCCGCCAGCACAACTTATAATCACTGAAaccaaaatcaatataattcaaataataatggatTAATCTTAGCAAtacactttatatattatgacttatgagtaaaAACCAGATTTTTCATAAGAATcttgtaacaattttttatatcatatacatacaGTCGATgagtttttatacttaatcgataaaataacaaaattttgtAATGCATAGCTTAGATTTAcatggtttattataagttatacttatcatagcaaaaaaaaaatctaaaatcattagtcacaatttttgtttataagcatttaaaactcaaacgtttatgaaatatatcaaaatcgcaaaaatttgcaaggaattttgaagttgaaaattcataaattttttgtagtttatatctaaggttaaaaatcccaatacaatatttctccataactttttcttaaaataactacaaaaaaaaaaactccagtgtcaataaagaaaaaaattagcctataaaattaattttacgaaatctagtaaaataacgatatattacaatttaaatataggtaataatataatatatcctactaattatcctagactgacaaatcatctctaTTCAGAATcgattttcgtatacaatgatacatgtcattgcattcaaatttaacacatccataatggtcactataatagtaactactctccatctctactatacagcagactCAGCAGAGCGATATTCACTTaaccaacttttttttttttgtattgaaactatattattcaatattatcttaaattattagaatctGTAAATTAATTCTGAATAAATCTAATGTTAAACCTGATATTATCatcaacaaattttaaatttacaataatccattttactgttattttaaaattaaaacaaattgagttattataaaatttaaagataggATATTGATGgttgtaattatttagatcAGTGGTTCTCAACCTTTTTATGCTCATGgcacattttttataacaatacattttgacgGAACACTAAGAAAATTAAGTACTGCgaaattcctatttttaacACCTAATAATACTGTACGTGTGTACCATGGCCTCGACTCACGGCACACCTACAGTTAATTTGCAGCACACTTATGCGCCGCAGAACACCGGTTGAGAAACACTGGTTtagatgttataaattatgttaagatttcattaaatataagaaaaaaggaAGATATCTTGGGtggtataatcattttaaggCAAGCAATGATCATTttacaatttctaaaaaatgtacagtttcaaaatactcataatttacttggcaattaaaaaaacaataaaagtattagAGATTCCTTGTAAAATaatcttacttttaaattttataataaatcaattcactctaatttatagtatatttaataattataagtgcaTACCAATCtggtttttacttatataactttataagtaacaACTAACAACATTACTATAATACGCAAAACACTACCTTTCATTTCTTGGGGACCAGGTTTCACTGATGGAGTAACCAGCACATTATATCCATCTAGGAGTCTTTTCGTTTTGGCTTTGGCTAATGATTCTTTTAGCTGAAACTTGTATTTTCTTTCTGCATCTTTATccacaattaaaaaatcatcaacgtctaaacatatttaataatattatattatatacagtggaCAATAAAGAACATGCAAGACAAAAACCTTGAAACATTTGAACAGTATAAGAATGTTTGAGCCAATTGGCATTGACAATTGGACATCCTCTAGCTATTGCCGACAGTATTTTCATTGTACAACGTATCTTGTCTGTTACCAACACTGAACATTCTGTAATCTCGTCTGTAACCGTACCTCCTAgtaataacatacaatttaggtttaaaaaaaatacaatttgtaattatttagacCACTCAgctttaaacataaaacattataatacctgTTTTGTCAACAAATTGTTTCATTTCTTGCAGGTGACGGCTCTTGAGGTAACTAAAACTAACAACAGTTTCTGTTGAATTTTCAacctaaaattacaaaaaaatatagtttgttacaattatttatcaaatctatatattttaaaaagtaaaacttcattgtaaaataaatatattatatatcagggGTGGCCAAACCGCGGCTCGCGTCATAGACTTTTATGGCTCGTATCttattgtaacatttttacaaaaaaaaatttcttaatatgaatttatgtatgaccttttttttttacattttggcttttccatatttattaatatatttggtggTTTGCGAGTATCTTCTagcaaaaatactaattttttttttatgtaatcaaGTTTTAAGAAGACACATCAAGGTTTCATAtttctacatattatagaataaacaataataacatgtttaagaaaaaatgtggTAAACTACTATAAAGCGTTATTAATGTTGaaagaaactaaaaaataaaaataatatttttgattttattagcttaacatttatttaaaaggttttatttgtttactaaaatgaaaaatttagaatCAACACCACctaaacacaatttaaattttaaactgtataatttatttgataaattaaaaaatttgctaTAATGTTTTCCACGTGTAAGACTGAAATAACAAATGTGGTTAATGacatcttaatatttattgagtatAAAATCTACTTAATCACTCACCAatgattctaatatttttttcctggtacatatttttttgttactttcTTCAACACCATCCTGCTTTCGTTTTCTATTAAGTATTGATGCATTTTCTTTTCTAGTCATTGCTCTTGTCTGGTACCGTTCTTTATTCTCTTTAACTTCATGTGTGATTTTGCTATTACCTTGTTTATCACTTTTTCCTTTAACCTGACATTGTACTTTTTTCTTATTCCAAAATGATTTCCACACAGAAGCATCATTACTAGAAGTAGATGGTTTACAGTTCAAggcatttaaattatcttcaaCAGTTTTTGAAGATGAATGATGTTCTAACAATGAGTTTGCACTTATATCAGGTATATTTAATGGACTAAATATAGATTCATCCATTCGTTTCAGTCGGTCATTATGTTTACGGGAAATAGATACTCGAGACTGCACAGAATCATCAGTTAAATGTTCTTGCTTAATAGAGGATAATGTGTTTAAATCAGTTTTTCTATCAATAGAAGTTTTTGAACAACctgttaaattaatgttttttaaaataggcactgtaatatttatattattcattacagtATTTTCATTAGgtttatttaagatatttgtGGAATTGCTTGAATTGCCAGAATATGATATGCATAGATCTTCTCTAACATaaatttttggtttattaatttttaagctgtTAGAAGAATTATCGTTACATACTGGTAGTTGGACATTTGATAGGTCAATTGTATTAGAGTTAATAcactttgatttttgaacgTTTTTATTGTCAGGTTCAATAGCTTGTCTATGGTTGTTTAGTTTATctgaaacacaataaaaaaataatacttctgAAATCTAGATTcacagttaaataatttaattagtatcatgaTACTTACcgaaatcattatatttattggtaaaatCAGTCTtagaaatattagtatttgttttatttaattctgaaAACTCAGCAGGTTTTTgagtattttctttatttgctATACTAGATACATTagctaataaatttatttttttagcaatTGAAATGTTTTGTGTAGGACAGTTGAAGAAATCATTGTCTATTTCGGGAACCTGAATTGAACTTTTATGTTTACTGATTGTATTACTATTGGATGTACTTTCTATATTTCCAATAGGTTTATCTATAAGTTCTTGTGTTACTTCATCATGTACAGTAGAAGACACTTTTGGTTTTAGATCTGTGTTTTTagtaaatgacaatttttgtGTTGGACAGTTGAAAAAATCatcattatctattttaagAACCTTtgttaattctttttttatattgatggaATCAGTGTTAGAAATActagtttttgtattattgaattgCACAAGCTCTGTAGATTTTTGTGTTTCTTCTTCATGTATTGAATTTGATATTCTTGGTTtttctactatattattagaaattgaaattttttgagTAGGGCGGTTGAAAAAGTCATCGTCCACATCTGGAATTTGAGTTAAATCTTCTTGCACACtagatgaataatttttgctaggttttgaaaattctaaaatattttgagtttcCTGTTCATGAATTGTAGAAGaaacttttgattttcgatttacttttttagtagTTGACAATTTTTGTGTTGGGCAATCGAAAAAATCttcattatctattttaagAACTTCCGTTAGGTTTTCATTGATACTGGTAGAATCAATGCTAGAAGTATTGGATTTTGTTATACTGAGTTGTGCAAACTCTGTAGGATTTTGTGTTTCTTCTTCATGTAttgaatttgatatttttggtttttctactatatttttagaaattgaaattttttgagTAGGGCGGTTGAAAAAGTCATCATCCATTTCTGGAATTTGAGTTAAATCTTCTTGCACActagttgaataatttttagacgcagttgaattatttttgctaagttttgaaaattctaaaatattttgagtttcTTGTTCATGAATTGTAGAAGAAACTTTTGGTTTTAGATGtacttttttagtaattaacaatttttgtgtTGGGCAATCGAAAAAATCttcattatctattttaagAACCTCTGTTAGGTTTTCATTGATACTGGTAGAATCAATGCTAGAAGTATTGGTTTTTGTTATACTGAGTTGTGTAAGCTCTGTAGGTTTTTGTGTTTCTTCTTCATGTATTGAATTTGATATTCTTGGTTtttctactatattattagaaattgaaattttttgagTAGGGCGGTTGAAAAAGTCATCGTCCACATCTGGAATTTGAGTTAAATCTTCTTGCACACtagatgaataatttttgctaggttttgaaaattctaaaatattttgagtttcCTGTTCATGAATTGTAGAAGaaacttttgattttcgatttacttttttagtatttgaCAATTTTTGTGTTGGGCAATCGAAAAAATCttcattatctattttaagAACCTCTGTTAGGTTTTCATTGATACTGGTAGAATCAATGCTAGAAGTATTGGATTTTGTTATACTGAGTTGTGCAAGCTCTGTAGGTTTTTGTGTTTCTTCTTCGTGTAttgaatttgatattattggtttttcatttatatttttagacattgtatatttttgagtaGGACAGTTGAAAAAATCATCATCCATTTCAGGGATCTGTGTCGattctttatttatactagTTGAATGTTTTTTCGAcacagttaatttttttttgctaggTTTTGAGaagtctaaaatattttgagtttcTTGTTCATGAATTGTAGAAGAAACTTTTGGTtttaaatgtacttttttagtaattgacaatttttgtGTTGGGCAATTGAAAAAATCttcattatctattttaagAACCTCTGTTAGGTCTTCATTGATACTGTTAGAATCATTGAtagaagtattattttttgttttactgaGGTGTGCGAGCTCTGAAGGTTTTTGTGCTTCTTCTTCATATATTGAAGAAGATAGTATTGGTTTTTCATTTATCTTTTTAGCCAATGCATATTTTTGAGTAGGacaattgaaaaaatcatCATCCATTTCAGGAACTTGTGTTAATTCTTCATGTATACTagttgaatgtttttttaacacggttaaattatttttgctagGTTTTgagaattctaaaatattttgagtttcCTGTTCATGAATTGTAGAAGAAACTTTTGGTTTTAGATGTACTTTTTTAgtaattgacaatttttgtGTTGGGCAATCGAAAAAATCttcattatctattttaagAACCTCTGTTAAGTCTTCATTAACACAATTAGAGTCAATGTTTGAAGTActagtttttgttttactgAGTTGTGTAAACTCTGTTGATTTTTGCGTTTCTTCTTCCTGTATTGAAGAAGACAATTTTGGTTTTTCATTTACctttttagaaattgaaattttttgcgTAGGCAAGTTGAAAAAATCATCATCCATTTCAGGGATCTGTGTTAAATCTTCATGAATACTGGTTGAATGACTTTTTgacacaattaaattattattacttagttttgagaattcaaaaaatttttgaatttcttcTTTATGTATTGTAGAAGGAACTTTTGGTttgggatttatttttttagaaatatttaatttttgtgttgGACAATCGAAAAAGTCTTCATTATCTTTTTTAAGAACCTCTATTAAGTCTCCATTAATACTATTAGAGTCAATGTTTGAAGTActagtttttgttttactgAGTTTTGAAAGTTCTTGAGGTTTTTGTGTTTCTTCTTCGTTTATTGAAGaagatatttttggtttttcattttcctttttaggaattgaatttttttgtgtaGGGCAGTTGAAAAAGTCTTGATTTTcatgcaaatttaaattttgttgctGAGATTTACATTCTTcttcaataaaattactgaaaatatcatcatcatccgcttcaaaagtattaacatttcttttatgtttatcaatattatgacCTTCGGTGGCAGATTTCAAATTAGATATTGTTAATGGTAATCTATTTTGTTCAGAAACACTGTTTAGACCATCATTGTGTATCCGactttttttagttatgtttAAAGGTTCTGCTGGTTTTACAgagtattgtttatttgaattaatattgtttgaacTTGATAAGTTGCAATTACTgggaacattaaataaatgtgtagtTGGAATACTTGATTGATCACCAGATTTAACTTTCTGGgattcacaaaataaaatatcattgtcaTCTGcatcaaaactatttttgaaattattcatagatacattttgtttCTCACCAAATGattgatttattgaaatagATTCATTTTCAGATTTAAGATTAGGTATTTCCAAAATTTGagtattattgaatttgtcATCTTTATTTGGGGACTGAATGGCTGATATTACATCATGATTATTGGTttcaagtttattttcaaaataatcattgtaaCATCCAAAATCCATTACAGGACTAGGAGTGTCTTCTCGAATTAAttctgtattaattttattaggagACTGAAATATACTTTCCGGTGTTATGTTAGTAGTTACAAATGAACTTCCAAGATCCATTACAGGACTAGGAGTGTCTTCTCGAATTAATtctgtattcattttattaggaGACTGAAATATACTTTCCGGTGTTATGTTAGTAGTTACAAATGAACTTCCAAGATCCATTACAGGACTAGGAGTATCTTCTCGTGTTATTTTAGGCATAGATTCTGTTGGGTTTATTAtagaagtatttttatttgataaattgttaaatattttgttagaaTGTATGTTATTTTGCATTGTTTCTACTTGGCTAAGAgcttctaataaatattcatcacTGGGACTTGAAGAATTTAATTCTGTGTGTATATCATTGAGAGTATTCATAGCACTTTCAGATCCAGTAATGGTTTGAGAAACTTCTTTTTCTATTCGACACGTAGAACTATTTCTGATTAAGGATACATTAAAATCAGTAATTGCATTAGGTATGTCTGTTCTAAAAGATTTTGAAGTATTGATCTGAAaagattaaatacaatttaatattggattactgaaataataaaatatacaatcttACTGTATTAGACAATTTTGATAAGGAAAGTCCATCATTTTGCGTTCCTTTGTGTGCAGAAATGTTATCTGAtgctaagtataaaaattgtgaaaataagaataaacttaaattattatgtatatttatgaataatcattttttttttaaattacctatggATTTGCTATTATTTGTAACTTCATTAGATTCTCCGTTTATGAAATAATCAGCTTGGACTTCTCCAAACATCAATAAAGCATTTTCTTCAAGAAAATAAGCAACATCTTTCCTCaagtttttctaaaaatgttttgataccaaatatagaaaatatttatatcaaagtgtaggtataaagtattaactatgaatataaattattaagtttaccTTATtaagtttagttttatttaaacttccTTTATCTAATAGAACAACACCGTCAGAATCACATTGAATAACAGCGTGATTCATTGACACtgactaataaaatatgaaataatataacaatatttgattaaaaatatacattatcagTCAATTACCACCCAGTTGAAGGACATTTTAAGTAACACttgagaaatttaaaatacctacatttcTTTCATGCTAAAAAAACCTATTTTCTTTTCAACTTACTGAATATTACCGATTTatctaattacaataaataaattttgaaaacaagtTTGGGTTCTTTATTATCTTGTCTTACTTAAGATCTCATTAgcaatttttacatatattttgacattcattaattaaaatttgtaagttttataaagaatttcatttatgaaaatgcttttatttttaaacattaatattttatatgttttatatgtttatatattgtatacctaattattcttttcagaaaaataaatgaaaaaagttattgaaatctaataaaataaaaaattcctcATGATTAGATCTCagtggaattaaaaaaaaaaattcaacataaAACCATCTCAAATttgttctaataaattatgggTGAAAATTGTCAACTatccatataaaaaaaacaagtggCAATTGaccaagatttaaaaaaaattatccttaCCGGATGTTCGATGTAGATATCATTTAAGGGATGTCGTCCAATTGTATTATCACCTTCTTTGAGTATATAACGCCCATTGTCAACCATACCATTTAAAACAATGCAAccatactaattaaaaataattgagttaatgataatgtacattatgtaattaattttctaagtaTAGGTggctttttaataaataagtttttatttaccataggaagaattatattatgcataaatcTGTTAAGTATGTAGTTAGATTaacctatttgttttttttttaaacatactaaacaacatttgcatttttaatgtacggcaatagtataagtattaggtactggtttaaataaaataaaaatatgttacttaATTAACTTcctttatagtacctattattaaaaaagatgaaaagtacaaaatttacaatctacatttataataatacaatggataaaataagtttatattttttactaggtGCAACAGTATGAGAGAGAAAACGTCCATTGGTACTACTTCCAAATATGAACTCAATCAACCACTTACAATCTgtttgttcaaaaaatattgtaggtaCAATATGACCGCACCTTACTATCAcaccatttaatataattaaaatacaggtAAAGGTAGTTGGTACTTACATCATGAATTTTTTCTCGTTCGTTGTCCGGTTGGATATCAGTACTTACAATAGCTTGTGTGGATATCCAAGCGGAATCCACATCTGCGTCCATAGTTGCTGCTgtgtcaaaattgtttttttatcggTTAAAAAAGTTTGGTGGGTAAAAACGGTTTAAATGCAAGTCCCGATAGTTAGGTACCAGGCAAGTTTTATTacgcataatattacacaaactTGCGGTTATTACAAACTGCTAGTTGCTACTACCGAGCAGCTGTACATcaaattcatcaaaatattatgatatacaggCTGCAGTTTGTCAGAgtatactaattagtaattacaaaaatcatttttttttttttaataaataaaaactaagtaCTAAACGCACAATGTCAAgtgataatagaatattattatttattatgagttTTGTTTTGACTGTAAATCCGCGGTTAGATAAGGCATCGTGATAAGCAGGGGCTCACTAGTCACTTCGTAgttcgttaaaaaataatttaaaaatcagagAGAAATGAACATTAGTAGAGCACAGCGCCATCtaggtttataattttattgttttagattttttttcttgacgatgttacaaaaaaaaatatcgcatACGTGGTTGCGTCTCAATGCATACAAGGCGCCAAACGTCTAAAATCCATTCCCACCACAAGATGATGACATGATGTGACTATTGTTCGTTCGTTCGCAAGCACTTAACctaagcattaaaaaatatacgaaaattCTACACAAGATGAAAATAAATCTGGAATGCACACGGGTCTCGGTTACAGAGTAATCAAACGTTTAATCACTAAGTACAGTACAGACAGTGTCGAAGGGTCATAGGATACAATGAAACAAAGTCTGCCCACTTAAAATATGGATAAACAATTCGGTTTTCTGATACTAAtttggtaataaattaaaatatttattttgtgaatttGATTTGATAGttcattttgatatttttattataatatatactctattatttgttattatcttttttttttatgccatACCGTTAGACGTCTAGACGTTATTGCATTCTTAAAATGGATTACAGTCTATTCAAAATAAGAACGTCCACTATCGCGCATGCATACTGTGCCGCCGGAAGGCTCGACCCCGCCGTCGTGTATGCAGATGATGTATAAACGCATAAACCACGAATGGCACAGTATCGTGAAAACGAGGGGAATATTATGGTTCGCTACGTATACAATTGTTGCATGCCGTGCACGACGGCAAACGTCAGCGCTTACCGTGGCAACAAACGTGCGCGAACAAAACGAGTTTTGGACGGTCGGGTGGGCATTCTTATTCTGAATGGACTATAGTTGCGGACGGTGCGCGATGCACGCCGCTACGCGCGCTGTCGCCCGTCGCCTGCTGTGCCGTAGTCACAATGGGTAATTTCTTGATCATCCCAattcgttataaaaataatgatgagaCGCCCCGTCACGACGTCTTGTTTTTCCGGTCATGATGTGCAGGGGAATATGTTATTGAGTAGGGATTATCGTGGCACTATGAGACGTGTTCTTGccgattaaattgttttctccGAGGTGAACCTAACCTCATCGGGTAGTCAGCGTTCCCGGTGGCAGTTACAAGTGGTGTACTTTTTTCAGCCCGCTTTCATAATGGTACAATATAGGAAGTGTTTACACCTCTATATATCCACTTTGGTATAAGGTCTATGCTACAGCCGAACATGTTTATATATCTATGGTTACAGCATACAGTATCAtgggttaaatatatttatctcatTCTCCATTGCCTTCGGCAAAATCGATTAAATTCGTACAACTCAATTAGCTAAATTCATAGATTGCATTTGACTACAACTTATCATgacacaataattaaaacaacattaacaatttttcaaaatctctTGCACAAGTTTTGCAcgggtatagaatataaaattttaaattaatagattgTTTCATGTTTGCTTTTTTGTCATTAAACGGTTTGTCCTCTTACCTTGCAGCTTTTGTGTAAAGTAAGTCCCATGTAGACCGACCTGAgaaatacaattgtaaataatattaagtaaaataaaacaatttaatatacatttaataacagATCAAATTCTTCCTTCATTAATGGATGTATGACAGATAGGGATACTTACCACTATACTACCGAGGATGTCAAATTAAATGATGACGGGGTCCTCTGTGAGAATGGGATCTGAAGTATACCACAATCTTAGGAGCGTTATCAAGGCGAAGTATGGATTGCATGCCACATTAGTCGGTGATGAAGGTGgttttgtttcaaatattcTTGATGGCAAAGAATGTTTGCGTTTAAATCAACATTGGAATGGACGTatgagtaatttttatattactagttTAGACTCGAGCAAacgttttcttaattttacatctaatttgaattaacattttgaaacaaaaaaaaaaaaataacagactTTTACAAAGAAGTGGTTCAAGAATTTTCAAACGTTTTTATTGAAGATCCATTTGATCAAGATTATTGGGAAGCATGGACTAATTTTACCGCATACACTGACAACcagatatatttatcattacactagttatttatacttattaaaatcatatctcaattctaaattatgtataagagGTCATTTCTTTAGAATGTATTGTCActatcttataattttgttaaatagtaCGATTTTATTCAGCCGTTCTAATTTAGTTGACTACAACTTGTCAACTTAGCATATACTACTATTCATTTAAATCTACTAATTTCaatgaaacaaaaatgatcaccatgacaaaataattaaaacaatattaaaaatgtttcaaaatctCTTGCACAAGCTTTGCACAGGTATAGAATAtaaggttttaaattaataaattgtttcatgTTTGCTTTTTTGTTATTAGACGGTTTGTTCTCTTACCTTGCAGCTTTTGTGTGAAGTAAGTCCCATGTAGAACGACCTAAGAAATAcaattgtaaacaatattaagtaaaataaaacgatttaatataaatttaataacggaTCGAATTCTTCCTTCATTAATAAATGTGTGACAGATAGGGATACTTACCACTATACTACCGAGGCTGTCAAATTAAATGATGACGTGGTCCTCTTGATCGCGgtgcttttagttttgaatgaatatatatttaattaaattgttttgacataatttaattaatttaactaaccaGTCCCATGGGGCATGGGCCATGGTCCACCATTGTCCCCACTATTATCTCCATT includes the following:
- the LOC113551922 gene encoding protein PF14_0175 isoform X2, giving the protein MDADVDSAWISTQAIVSTDIQPDNEREKIHDYGCIVLNGMVDNGRYILKEGDNTIGRHPLNDIYIEHPSVSMNHAVIQCDSDGVVLLDKGSLNKTKLNKKNLRKDVAYFLEENALLMFGEVQADYFINGESNEVTNNSKSIASDNISAHKGTQNDGLSLSKLSNTINTSKSFRTDIPNAITDFNVSLIRNSSTCRIEKEVSQTITGSESAMNTLNDIHTELNSSSPSDEYLLEALSQVETMQNNIHSNKIFNNLSNKNTSIINPTESMPKITREDTPSPVMDLGSSFVTTNITPESIFQSPNKMNTELIREDTPSPVMDLGSSFVTTNITPESIFQSPNKINTELIREDTPSPVMDFGCYNDYFENKLETNNHDVISAIQSPNKDDKFNNTQILEIPNLKSENESISINQSFGEKQNVSMNNFKNSFDADDNDILFCESQKVKSGDQSSIPTTHLFNVPSNCNLSSSNNINSNKQYSVKPAEPLNITKKSRIHNDGLNSVSEQNRLPLTISNLKSATEGHNIDKHKRNVNTFEADDDDIFSNFIEEECKSQQQNLNLHENQDFFNCPTQKNSIPKKENEKPKISSSINEEETQKPQELSKLSKTKTSTSNIDSNSINGDLIEVLKKDNEDFFDCPTQKLNISKKINPKPKVPSTIHKEEIQKFFEFSKLSNNNLIVSKSHSTSIHEDLTQIPEMDDDFFNLPTQKISISKKVNEKPKLSSSIQEEETQKSTEFTQLSKTKTSTSNIDSNCVNEDLTEVLKIDNEDFFDCPTQKLSITKKVHLKPKVSSTIHEQETQNILEFSKPSKNNLTVLKKHSTSIHEELTQVPEMDDDFFNCPTQKYALAKKINEKPILSSSIYEEEAQKPSELAHLSKTKNNTSINDSNSINEDLTEVLKIDNEDFFNCPTQKLSITKKVHLKPKVSSTIHEQETQNILDFSKPSKKKLTVSKKHSTSINKESTQIPEMDDDFFNCPTQKYTMSKNINEKPIISNSIHEEETQKPTELAQLSITKSNTSSIDSTSINENLTEVLKIDNEDFFDCPTQKLSNTKKVNRKSKVSSTIHEQETQNILEFSKPSKNYSSSVQEDLTQIPEMDDDFFNRPTQKISISKNIVEKPKISNSIHEEETQNPTEFAQLSITKSNTSSIDSTSINENLTEVLKIDNEDFFDCPTQKLSTTKKVNRKSKVSSTIHEQETQNILEFSKPSKNYSSSVQEDLTQIPDVDDDFFNRPTQKISISNNIVEKPRISNSIHEEETQKSTELVQFNNTKTSISNTDSINIKKELTKVLKIDNDDFFNCPTQKLSFTKNTDLKPKVSSTVHDEVTQELIDKPIGNIESTSNSNTISKHKSSIQVPEIDNDFFNCPTQNISIAKKINLLANVSSIANKENTQKPAEFSELNKTNTNISKTDFTNKYNDFDKLNNHRQAIEPDNKNVQKSKCINSNTIDLSNVQLPVCNDNSSNSLKINKPKIYVREDLCISYSGNSSNSTNILNKPNENTVMNNINITVPILKNINLTGCSKTSIDRKTDLNTLSSIKQEHLTDDSVQSRVSISRKHNDRLKRMDESIFSPLNIPDISANSLLEHHSSSKTVEDNLNALNCKPSTSSNDASVWKSFWNKKKVQCQVKGKSDKQGNSKITHEVKENKERYQTRAMTRKENASILNRKRKQDGVEESNKKICTRKKILESLVENSTETVVSFSYLKSRHLQEMKQFVDKTGGTVTDEITECSVLVTDKIRCTMKILSAIARGCPIVNANWLKHSYTVQMFQDVDDFLIVDKDAERKYKFQLKESLAKAKTKRLLDGYNVLVTPSVKPGPQEMKVIISCAGGNYVLNWTNTQYSKELIVTCDKDRNRWKPAWDNDFAKIIDSDTLVTSIIRQKLTI